From Pleurocapsa minor HA4230-MV1, the proteins below share one genomic window:
- a CDS encoding peptidylprolyl isomerase: MPEQIPISPEEIIQQIKFSRLMPKISQEIARRKIISETAKAQNIILSELEIQQAADSFRLKNNLSSSQATLDWLEKYGLSIEEFEQLIYDNSLSLKLAQHLYSDRVESYFYEHQLDYTKATIHEVILPNFDLGMELFYGIQEQEFSFWDVAHQYIQEPELRYRGGYRGCLKRNEFKPAVSMAVFAAHPPQVLKPIVIDKQTYLIFVSEIIQPKLDSEMRYLIITDLFNQWLQEQIKQIL, from the coding sequence ATGCCAGAACAGATCCCGATTAGCCCAGAGGAAATTATTCAACAAATAAAGTTTTCTCGTCTAATGCCTAAAATTTCCCAAGAAATTGCGAGGCGGAAAATTATTAGCGAAACTGCTAAAGCCCAAAATATTATCCTCAGTGAATTAGAAATACAGCAAGCAGCAGACAGTTTTCGCCTGAAAAATAACCTTTCTAGTTCTCAGGCGACTTTAGATTGGCTAGAAAAATATGGTTTATCGATTGAGGAATTTGAACAACTTATCTATGACAATTCCCTCTCGTTAAAATTAGCTCAACATTTATATAGCGATCGCGTTGAATCATATTTTTATGAACATCAGCTAGATTATACCAAAGCGACAATTCATGAAGTAATTCTCCCCAACTTCGACTTGGGAATGGAACTTTTCTATGGAATTCAAGAACAAGAATTTAGTTTCTGGGATGTCGCCCATCAATATATTCAAGAACCAGAATTACGTTATCGTGGGGGCTATCGAGGCTGTTTAAAAAGAAATGAATTCAAGCCAGCAGTTTCTATGGCAGTATTCGCTGCTCATCCCCCACAAGTTCTTAAGCCAATTGTCATTGATAAGCAAACATATCTAATTTTTGTTTCGGAAATTATTCAACCAAAACTAGATAGCGAAATGCGTTATCTAATTATTACTGATTTGTTTAACCAATGGCTCCAAGAACAAATAAAACAAATACTCTAG
- a CDS encoding aminoglycoside phosphotransferase family protein produces MGFILSANNVVDFLKQKNVCPPDFQPTVPIICKESKNFNLVVRTAQDDSPDSSDCTNCDRASFLVKQNRVDREGKTSGHLITEWLVQELINKFSNLATIQPLISEVVLFDRDNSILVSVFYDDYIALDSYYRTCQSYHPQIAQTIGINLAQVHRATYQQPQIRKFLSQYFKLDRPIRPPGFIRELNTVTPDLFSKVCPDGLEFYKLYQKFPSLQQAIVELYDNIQSACVTHNDLTLDNFIIKANLNLDRELVQIKPEQVKIIDWELIYWADPAVDLGMLVSQYLGEWLNTLVADSNLDLHTTLSLATCPLEKIIPSLRALLQGYLATFPKIIEYRPDYIRRIVQFAGIGLINRLSYYVEYHHPFDNEALCKLQVAKNLLCSPKEAINTIFGATEAELIDSSTAKASRNLQAMV; encoded by the coding sequence ATGGGATTTATTTTAAGTGCGAACAATGTGGTAGATTTCCTGAAGCAGAAAAATGTTTGTCCTCCAGACTTTCAGCCTACTGTTCCCATAATTTGTAAAGAAAGCAAAAACTTCAATTTAGTTGTCAGAACTGCACAGGATGATTCTCCTGACTCCTCGGATTGCACTAATTGCGATCGCGCCAGCTTTTTAGTTAAACAAAATCGCGTCGATCGCGAAGGGAAAACATCTGGACACTTGATTACCGAATGGTTAGTTCAAGAACTAATCAATAAATTTAGTAATTTAGCGACCATTCAACCACTAATTTCTGAGGTAGTCTTGTTTGACCGAGATAACTCGATTCTGGTGTCAGTTTTTTACGATGACTATATTGCCCTTGATAGTTATTATCGAACTTGTCAGAGCTATCATCCCCAAATCGCCCAAACTATAGGTATTAATCTAGCTCAAGTTCATCGCGCTACCTATCAACAGCCGCAGATCCGAAAATTCTTAAGCCAATACTTCAAATTAGATCGACCAATTAGACCCCCTGGCTTTATTCGTGAATTAAATACTGTCACTCCTGATCTTTTTAGCAAAGTTTGTCCTGACGGACTTGAGTTTTATAAGTTATATCAAAAGTTTCCCAGTCTTCAGCAAGCGATCGTCGAACTATATGACAATATACAATCAGCTTGTGTAACTCATAATGACCTTACTTTAGATAACTTTATTATTAAGGCCAATCTCAATCTCGATCGAGAATTAGTTCAAATCAAACCAGAACAGGTAAAAATAATCGATTGGGAACTTATCTACTGGGCAGATCCCGCTGTGGATTTAGGAATGCTGGTATCCCAATATTTAGGAGAATGGCTCAATACTTTAGTTGCCGATTCTAACCTCGATCTTCATACTACTCTTAGTCTAGCTACCTGTCCCTTAGAAAAGATCATCCCGAGTCTGAGAGCATTACTGCAAGGATACCTGGCTACTTTTCCTAAAATTATCGAGTATCGCCCCGATTACATTAGAAGAATAGTTCAATTTGCGGGCATTGGTCTGATTAATCGCTTGAGCTACTACGTTGAGTATCATCATCCTTTCGATAACGAAGCACTTTGTAAACTACAAGTAGCTAAGAATTTGCTTTGTTCCCCAAAAGAAGCGATTAACACTATTTTTGGCGCTACTGAGGCGGAGTTGATTGATAGCAGCACTGCCAAAGCTTCCAGGAATTTGCAGGCAATGGTTTAG
- a CDS encoding peptidase domain-containing ABC transporter, giving the protein MVVSKPDLDPKFIQQSLNHLLSESQLQQFLSQLEIIEPNPGELFWHFDRIEAGIYLILTGKARLIDHEDNLIASISQGWLGQIDLFVESGWQPYSLRASLGLTLAYLDTKSAKFWLETHPQLQEHIYRQGEKWDLLMLCHQVSGSKSVEDLLPILPLLATEQLEPGILSPHLAEKKHLWLLRQGEMVHGSGLKLAPGQLYDREFLPTEGEWLITKPTQLYLLEDNLPETIKAKSSIKTQNTGSALKIAPLQTVIPEAQAAPETQSLPYFPSPTVKIAHWWQQSSRRYPFLKQHSNSDCGVTCLVMISKYWGKNFSINQLRGVANVDRSGASIKGLITAAESVGFMVRPRKADLLALQSQELPAIAHWAGNHYVVVYQVTKRQVIISDPAIGRRILSRQEFVAGWTGYTLLLTPTAKFEQAPETKASLWKYGKILQPYQLVILEIFAASFIIQIVGLFSPIFTQILLDRVVVQRSVPTLIAVGTGLLIFRIFQVVISTLRRYLLYHTANRLDLSLIVGFISHTFNLPLNYFETRYVGDITSRINENRKIRSFLTGDAITTVLDVLSLFVYLALMFWYSWKLSLLTLVIVPIFAVVTVFATPFLVRVSRESFNASTKEKSYLIEGLTGISTIKSMGVEQTVRWRWEDLINESIRITFSGQMIQERVELCTSLIETTISSVLLIFGVWQVIQNQLTIGQLIAFNMLVANVISPLKRMITLWNNFQEIRIAIERTDDVINTAAETGLSGENLVPLPPIKGEIRFENVTFRYDLESQTNTIENLSFEIQSGQTIALVGRSGSGKTTISKLLLGLYAPVQGKITIDGYDINKISLKSLRQQTGVVNQDTFLFGGTILENLTIGHPNASQGAIEEAARLAGAADFIDELPLKYGSQVGEGGGLLSGGQRQRLAIARALLGKPRLLVLDEATSNLDAESERIIQNNLNTILKNQTTLVIAHRLSTVRKADLILVMDRGVLVESGTHDELMAQRGQYFHLNQQQLAIAN; this is encoded by the coding sequence ATGGTGGTTTCAAAACCAGATTTAGACCCAAAATTTATTCAGCAGTCTTTAAATCATCTTTTATCAGAATCTCAACTTCAGCAATTTTTATCACAATTAGAAATCATTGAGCCAAATCCAGGAGAACTGTTTTGGCATTTTGACCGCATAGAAGCCGGAATTTACCTAATTTTGACGGGTAAAGCCAGATTAATCGATCATGAAGATAATTTGATTGCTTCGATATCCCAAGGTTGGCTAGGACAAATCGACTTGTTTGTTGAATCTGGTTGGCAACCGTACAGTCTCAGAGCTTCTTTAGGCTTAACGCTAGCTTATTTAGATACTAAATCAGCAAAATTTTGGCTAGAGACTCATCCCCAGCTACAGGAACATATTTATCGCCAGGGAGAAAAATGGGACTTACTGATGTTGTGTCATCAAGTCAGTGGCTCAAAGTCCGTTGAAGATCTCTTGCCAATCTTGCCGTTATTAGCAACAGAGCAACTAGAGCCAGGCATTTTATCACCTCACTTGGCTGAAAAGAAGCACTTGTGGCTCCTGCGTCAGGGGGAAATGGTTCACGGTTCGGGTCTAAAGTTAGCCCCAGGTCAACTTTACGATAGAGAATTCTTACCAACCGAGGGAGAATGGCTAATTACCAAACCCACTCAGCTATATCTTCTGGAAGATAATCTTCCCGAAACAATCAAAGCCAAATCCTCAATCAAAACGCAAAACACTGGTTCGGCACTTAAAATTGCCCCTCTTCAGACAGTAATTCCTGAAGCACAAGCTGCTCCAGAGACTCAATCGCTGCCCTATTTCCCTAGTCCCACAGTAAAAATTGCTCATTGGTGGCAACAATCCTCAAGACGTTATCCTTTTCTTAAACAACACAGTAATTCCGATTGTGGAGTGACTTGTTTGGTCATGATTAGCAAATATTGGGGTAAAAACTTCAGTATTAACCAATTAAGGGGAGTGGCTAATGTAGATCGTTCAGGAGCTTCCATTAAAGGTTTAATTACTGCCGCCGAATCTGTCGGCTTTATGGTTAGACCGCGTAAAGCAGATTTATTAGCGCTCCAAAGTCAAGAATTGCCAGCGATCGCCCATTGGGCAGGAAATCACTATGTGGTGGTTTATCAAGTTACTAAACGGCAAGTAATTATTTCTGATCCCGCGATCGGTAGACGTATTCTCAGTCGCCAAGAGTTTGTCGCTGGTTGGACTGGTTATACTTTGCTACTGACACCAACAGCCAAGTTTGAACAAGCACCAGAAACAAAGGCAAGTCTCTGGAAATATGGCAAAATACTCCAGCCCTATCAACTAGTTATACTCGAAATTTTTGCTGCCTCCTTCATCATTCAAATTGTTGGATTATTTTCGCCTATATTCACCCAAATTTTGTTAGATCGGGTAGTGGTACAACGTAGTGTCCCCACCTTGATTGCGGTAGGAACGGGTTTGCTCATTTTTAGAATTTTTCAGGTAGTAATTTCGACCCTACGACGTTATTTGCTCTATCACACTGCTAATAGGTTAGATTTATCGCTGATTGTCGGATTTATCAGCCATACCTTTAATCTGCCCTTAAACTACTTTGAAACTCGTTATGTCGGCGATATTACTTCCAGAATCAACGAAAATCGTAAAATTCGCAGTTTTCTAACGGGAGATGCCATCACTACAGTCTTGGATGTTTTAAGCCTGTTTGTCTATCTTGCTTTAATGTTTTGGTATAGCTGGAAATTATCTCTATTGACTTTAGTTATCGTACCTATATTTGCCGTGGTAACGGTTTTTGCCACGCCGTTTCTGGTTAGAGTATCTCGTGAAAGTTTTAATGCCAGTACTAAAGAAAAAAGCTACCTCATTGAAGGTTTGACGGGGATTAGTACGATCAAGTCTATGGGAGTAGAACAGACAGTTAGGTGGCGTTGGGAAGATTTGATCAATGAGTCAATTCGGATTACTTTTTCGGGACAGATGATTCAAGAACGGGTGGAATTATGTACTTCTTTAATTGAAACCACTATTTCTAGCGTGTTATTAATTTTTGGAGTTTGGCAAGTAATTCAAAATCAACTGACTATTGGGCAATTAATTGCTTTTAACATGCTGGTGGCGAATGTAATTAGCCCGCTCAAAAGGATGATTACCCTGTGGAATAATTTTCAAGAAATTAGAATTGCGATTGAACGTACTGATGATGTCATTAACACCGCAGCTGAGACAGGATTATCAGGAGAAAATTTAGTTCCTCTGCCACCAATCAAGGGGGAAATTCGGTTTGAAAATGTCACTTTTCGCTACGACTTAGAAAGCCAGACCAATACGATTGAAAACCTCAGTTTTGAGATTCAGTCAGGACAAACCATTGCCCTGGTAGGACGCAGTGGTTCGGGCAAAACCACTATTTCTAAACTGTTACTGGGACTTTATGCTCCTGTTCAGGGAAAAATTACCATTGACGGCTATGACATTAATAAAATCTCGCTCAAATCCCTCAGACAGCAAACAGGAGTGGTGAATCAAGATACATTCTTGTTCGGGGGAACGATTTTAGAAAATCTCACCATTGGTCATCCTAATGCTAGCCAAGGGGCGATCGAAGAAGCTGCTCGTCTGGCTGGAGCTGCGGACTTTATTGACGAGCTACCCCTCAAATATGGTTCGCAAGTGGGAGAAGGTGGCGGATTACTTTCTGGGGGACAACGGCAACGTTTGGCGATCGCCCGCGCTTTATTAGGCAAGCCTCGTTTACTAGTTCTCGATGAAGCTACTAGCAATTTGGATGCAGAATCAGAACGAATTATTCAAAATAACTTAAATACTATTTTAAAAAATCAAACTACTTTAGTGATTGCTCATCGTCTTTCTACCGTACGCAAGGCAGATTTAATTTTAGTCATGGATCGCGGAGTATTGGTCGAAAGCGGGACTCATGATGAATTAATGGCTCAACGGGGTCAGTATTTCCATCTTAATCAACAACAGTTAGCGATCGCTAATTAA
- a CDS encoding response regulator → MKQIENYTAIVESNQPKEIKILLVDDQSFARRFVSKLIETANHLKIIGTADNGQEAIALVESLQPDVVLIDLEMPEMDGVTATEIIVKRFPGCKVLVLSSHEDGEYLQNALCAGATGYLLKGSSAQELTNAITSVRQGYTQLSPGLLAKVLTPKVEIVVDQEQLPPAVTSESNWAESTREGVETLPRVSLRALLYLLIGLTVVMIPWITFAKVDEIGAAKGKLEPQGKIVRLDAPVSGAVMSIAVREGDKVTPGQQLVKLESELVNAELSQQLQKLQGQQNQLNQLQLLKNQQSISLQTQKQQNQAQQFEKEALIAQARENLSSLKANYGNQLAEKQAQIEQAQGAIKASQSAHKVAKIKWRKAIEKVPRYRDAFEQGALSQDLLAEAEQTAQESSENLNQTQAEIAQAQSRYQEQNQGYSKLRQQTAGEIDQAALRYQEQQRGLQSLVEANNLAGLKIIEELKNTESQVITLKGEIAQTESLIKGLNYQLQQRTIYAPVEGTVFELPIAKPGAVVQPGQTIAQIAPKNVPLVLRARMSSNESGFLKVGLPVKLKFDAYPFQDYGIVPGRLTWISPDSRVKPSSSSSSSTDNTSESNQPGEFYELEIELTQNYIQHGDRRVLLTPGQTAAAEIVIRQRRLADIFLAPFKSLKKGGIQL, encoded by the coding sequence ATGAAACAAATTGAAAACTACACTGCAATTGTTGAGTCTAATCAGCCTAAAGAAATTAAAATTTTGCTGGTAGACGATCAGAGTTTTGCACGGCGTTTCGTGAGTAAATTAATTGAAACTGCCAATCATCTGAAAATTATCGGCACGGCAGATAATGGTCAAGAGGCGATCGCTTTAGTCGAATCACTACAGCCAGATGTGGTTCTAATCGATTTAGAAATGCCCGAAATGGATGGAGTTACCGCCACCGAAATTATTGTTAAGCGTTTTCCTGGCTGTAAAGTTTTGGTGCTGAGTTCCCACGAAGATGGAGAATATCTCCAAAATGCCCTGTGTGCTGGGGCAACAGGCTACTTACTCAAGGGCAGTTCGGCACAGGAGTTAACTAACGCTATTACCTCCGTTCGCCAAGGTTATACGCAATTGAGTCCAGGTTTATTGGCAAAAGTTCTTACTCCCAAAGTTGAGATAGTTGTCGATCAAGAGCAATTGCCACCAGCAGTAACCAGCGAGAGTAACTGGGCAGAATCTACTCGCGAAGGAGTCGAAACCCTACCGCGAGTTTCTTTGCGAGCTTTGCTTTATTTGTTGATTGGCTTAACAGTTGTGATGATACCCTGGATAACTTTTGCCAAAGTGGATGAAATTGGTGCGGCCAAGGGCAAATTAGAGCCTCAAGGAAAAATTGTGAGGCTAGATGCTCCCGTGAGTGGTGCGGTGATGTCCATTGCAGTTCGAGAAGGAGACAAAGTTACCCCAGGACAACAGCTCGTTAAATTAGAGTCGGAACTGGTTAACGCTGAACTAAGTCAGCAACTACAAAAATTACAGGGACAACAAAATCAACTAAATCAATTACAATTACTCAAAAATCAACAGTCAATCTCGCTGCAAACCCAAAAACAGCAAAATCAGGCACAGCAGTTTGAAAAAGAAGCTTTAATCGCTCAAGCCAGAGAAAATCTGTCTTCTCTCAAAGCCAACTATGGCAATCAACTAGCGGAAAAACAAGCCCAGATAGAACAAGCTCAAGGTGCAATTAAAGCTAGCCAGTCTGCTCATAAAGTGGCAAAAATTAAATGGCGCAAAGCGATCGAAAAAGTACCCCGTTATCGAGATGCTTTTGAGCAGGGAGCGTTATCTCAAGATTTATTAGCAGAAGCAGAACAAACCGCCCAAGAAAGTAGTGAAAATCTCAATCAAACTCAAGCTGAAATTGCTCAGGCTCAATCGCGCTATCAAGAGCAGAATCAGGGTTATAGCAAATTACGTCAGCAAACAGCAGGAGAAATTGACCAAGCTGCTTTACGTTATCAAGAACAGCAACGAGGTTTGCAATCTTTGGTCGAGGCTAATAATCTAGCGGGATTAAAAATTATCGAAGAATTAAAAAATACTGAATCTCAAGTTATTACCCTCAAAGGAGAAATTGCTCAAACCGAAAGTTTGATTAAAGGTTTAAATTATCAATTGCAGCAACGGACGATTTATGCTCCTGTCGAAGGTACAGTTTTTGAATTACCGATCGCTAAACCAGGTGCGGTGGTGCAGCCAGGACAAACAATCGCCCAAATTGCTCCTAAAAATGTGCCATTAGTTTTACGTGCCAGAATGAGTAGTAACGAGAGCGGGTTTCTCAAAGTGGGCTTACCTGTAAAACTTAAGTTTGATGCCTATCCATTTCAAGACTATGGTATTGTGCCTGGTCGTTTAACTTGGATTTCTCCTGATTCGAGAGTTAAGCCGAGTTCTAGTTCATCTTCATCGACAGATAATACGTCTGAATCTAATCAGCCTGGAGAATTTTACGAACTAGAGATTGAATTAACCCAAAATTATATTCAGCATGGCGATCGCCGAGTTCTGTTGACTCCAGGACAGACTGCTGCTGCTGAAATTGTCATTCGTCAACGTCGTTTAGCGGATATTTTTCTCGCTCCATTTAAAAGTTTAAAAAAGGGTGGTATTCAGCTTTAA
- a CDS encoding winged helix-turn-helix domain-containing protein: MTVNDQAQDLTSILTEILAEKSTKNLDHRHRRRLEIILRSHLGQSQVEICSALGCSKDMARYWMAIAKKPQSDSWQDTCVGRPKRVNDEYLQRLQELVTSSPKDHGYAFKRWTAKCLSQHLSTELGIEISDRHVNRLLKQMGLSTKNSQHPASSDESSSSNSKPGRITIQDLNPAAYSQLNDSLWWFQNQI, translated from the coding sequence ATGACTGTAAACGATCAAGCTCAAGACTTAACCAGTATCTTAACTGAGATACTTGCCGAAAAGTCGACTAAAAACTTAGACCACAGACATCGTCGTCGCTTAGAAATAATTCTGCGGAGTCATTTAGGTCAATCCCAAGTAGAGATTTGTTCGGCTTTAGGTTGTTCCAAAGATATGGCTCGCTATTGGATGGCGATCGCCAAAAAACCGCAAAGCGATTCTTGGCAAGATACCTGTGTTGGTAGACCCAAAAGGGTTAACGATGAATATCTCCAGCGTCTTCAGGAGTTAGTAACCAGTAGTCCAAAAGATCACGGTTACGCTTTCAAACGTTGGACAGCCAAATGTTTGAGTCAGCACTTAAGCACAGAATTAGGTATTGAAATTAGCGATCGCCATGTTAATCGGTTACTCAAGCAAATGGGTCTATCGACCAAAAATTCTCAGCACCCTGCAAGTTCCGATGAATCTTCCTCTAGCAACTCAAAACCAGGACGAATTACGATCCAAGACCTCAATCCAGCTGCCTATTCTCAATTAAATGATTCACTATGGTGGTTTCAAAACCAGATTTAG